The Candidatus Bathyarchaeia archaeon genome segment TCAAACATAGGATTCCAACATCACCACTACAACATCGCCTTTTTATCGAATTGATCATGAAAAAATTTATAGCCTCCAACATCAACTTAATATAAGGGAAAAATCTTGAGTTTAAGTGAAGTGATATCAAAGGTTCCAGTCGTTTTAAGGGCCACCCTCGCCGACAAGCTCATCGACCTCATCCTCAACTCACCCAGAGGCGATCAACTGCCCAGCGACCTAGCTAAAACCATTCTCTTCTACTGGCAAAGGGATCAACTGCCCACTGAAACCGGGCTTCAACGCCTCCTAGAAGCCTCCATGATCGTTTCACCCAGTGATACCTTAAAGCTTTTCGAAGACCTCGGCCTCAGCGAAGCCATACCCCTCCTCGCCCAACTGAAAGCCTAAAACAAACGTGAGAGCCAGCCACCCCATCCAAAGCCCACATGGAGGGAATTCGCCATCGTAGAGTTCGGAGTAGAATTTGTGCCCCGAGACCTATATTGGAAAACCACTTACTACGCCGTCCAGGCTGAGAAAAGAGGGTTCAAAAACATCTGGATCACAGACCACTTCAACAACCGAAACCTATACGTATCCCTCACCGTCATCGCAACCTACACCAATCACATCAAGCTCGGGCCTGGGGTTACAAACCCATACCTCCACCACCCCGCGACGACGGCTCAAGGCGTCGCCTCCCTCAACGAAATCGCGCCGGGAAGGGTTGTCTGCGGCATCGGCGTAGGTGACAGAACTACCCTTGAAATGCTGGGGTTCGAGCTGAAAGAACCCCTCCGAGCTATCAGGGAGTCCGTAGAGCTCGTCCGGAAAATGCTATCCGGTGAAACGGTTCAATACCAGGGAGCCAGGTTTAACGTAAAGGGAGGCAGGTTCAACTTCAAGGTTAAGGATCGAATACCTATATACATTGGCGCCCAAGGACCTAAAATGCTCCAGCTAGCCTCCAAAATAGGGGACGGAGTCCTGATCAACGCCTCCCACCCCCTAGACGTCGAGGAAGCGATAAAACATATACGCCTCGGAGTAAAGGAGTCTGGAAAAGACTTGGAAAGCCTAGACATCGCCGCCTACACCTCAATTTCCATCGACCGGGACAAGAAAAAAGCGGAGAAAGCCGTGAAACCCGTCGTCGCCTACATCGTCGCTGGAAGCCCCCGACTCATCCTCGAGAGGCACAGCATCCCAGCCCAGCTAGCTGAGGAGATTCGAAACGACATCATGAAAGGCAAATGGGGAGAAGCCTTCGCCAAGGTAAACCCTGAAATGGTCGAAGCCTTCTCCATATGCGGAACCCCTGAAACCTGCGTCGAGAAAATCCAAGCACTCACCAAACTAGGTGTCACCCAAGTGGTCGCTGGATCACCGCTGGGTTTGAACGTCAGAGAATCCATAGACCTCCTAGGATCCAAAGTGCTCCCCGCCTTCATGTAACCTGTAGGAGACGTAGCCATCCATGATCACCGCCTTCATTCTCGTAAAGGTGAAGCCTGGCATGGATAGAAACATAGCCGTAAAGCTCAGGGAGCTGCCTCAAGTCCAATTCGCCACCACGATCTACGGGGAATACGACCTCCTCGCCGAGGTGAAGGTAAACTCCCTACCGGAATTGGACAGCTTCGTCTTTGACCATTTCCGCAGAATTCCCGGCGTTGAAAGCACTAAGACGTTGATCGCCTCCCAGATCCTCAAGGAGTAGCAGGCCCTGCGGACTCAAAGAGAAACAACACTCCTCGGCGTTATCCTGCTCTCTCGATGATCCTTGGCACTATGTGCTCGAAGCCGATGGCCATCAAGTGGAGGCCCTTAGCCCGAGTTGTCTTCTTCAACTCTCTGGCTAGGTCGCCGAAGATCTCCACATTCTCCTCTAAAACCGCCGCCTTCCCACCCCTCTTATCAGCCAATCTAATCCGCTCCTGAACCTCCTCGGGTACAGCGATGCCGGGGACAAACTTCACCATCCAATCCAGCATCCCCACTGACCTGAAAGGCGCCAACCCGATGAGGACCGGTGTGTTCAAGTAGTCGACCGCCTCCATGAACCTTTTCGCCCGCTCGACATCGTAAACCGCTTGGGTTTGAATGAAGTCAACGCCCAGCTTCACCTTCCTTTCAAGCTTCAAGATCTCAGGCTCAAGAGGATCCGCGTTGATGTTCGCCGCGATTCCAACGTTGAATTTAGGCGGCTCCTCGACCCTGTTCCCGTTCAAGTCCACCCCCTCATCCACGATTTTACTCAGCATGTACACGAAGGTTGTAGAGTCAAGGTCGTATACAGGCTTCGCCTGAGGCGTATCCCCAACAGTTGTGTGGTCCCCGCTTAAAGCTAGGATGTTCTTGATACCTAAAGCTCCCGCCGCCAATATGTCGGAGAGGAGGGCGATGCGGTTTCTATCCCTCACAGTCATCTGGTAGACAGCCTCGACTCCAACATCCCTTTGAATCACGTAGGATGGAATCAAAGCGTTCATGTACGCGAATGCGGTGGGGTTGTCAGTGACGTTGACAGCGACTACATGTCCTTTCAGCGTCTGAGCGCCCTCCAACACCTCCTTGAGGCTGGTTGTCTTCACGGGTTCCAATTCCCCCGTGTAAACGAACTTGCCAGCTGAGATCTCCTTCATCAACTCGCTGTAGGCTTGCCTCATGTCCTACCCTCCTGAAGCCGAGAACTCCCTGGGATGCTGCATCTCCCTGAAGTCCTTCGGAGCCCTGA includes the following:
- a CDS encoding 5,10-methylenetetrahydromethanopterin reductase codes for the protein MVEFGVEFVPRDLYWKTTYYAVQAEKRGFKNIWITDHFNNRNLYVSLTVIATYTNHIKLGPGVTNPYLHHPATTAQGVASLNEIAPGRVVCGIGVGDRTTLEMLGFELKEPLRAIRESVELVRKMLSGETVQYQGARFNVKGGRFNFKVKDRIPIYIGAQGPKMLQLASKIGDGVLINASHPLDVEEAIKHIRLGVKESGKDLESLDIAAYTSISIDRDKKKAEKAVKPVVAYIVAGSPRLILERHSIPAQLAEEIRNDIMKGKWGEAFAKVNPEMVEAFSICGTPETCVEKIQALTKLGVTQVVAGSPLGLNVRESIDLLGSKVLPAFM
- a CDS encoding Lrp/AsnC ligand binding domain-containing protein is translated as MITAFILVKVKPGMDRNIAVKLRELPQVQFATTIYGEYDLLAEVKVNSLPELDSFVFDHFRRIPGVESTKTLIASQILKE
- a CDS encoding methylenetetrahydrofolate reductase, which encodes MRQAYSELMKEISAGKFVYTGELEPVKTTSLKEVLEGAQTLKGHVVAVNVTDNPTAFAYMNALIPSYVIQRDVGVEAVYQMTVRDRNRIALLSDILAAGALGIKNILALSGDHTTVGDTPQAKPVYDLDSTTFVYMLSKIVDEGVDLNGNRVEEPPKFNVGIAANINADPLEPEILKLERKVKLGVDFIQTQAVYDVERAKRFMEAVDYLNTPVLIGLAPFRSVGMLDWMVKFVPGIAVPEEVQERIRLADKRGGKAAVLEENVEIFGDLARELKKTTRAKGLHLMAIGFEHIVPRIIERAG